A part of Chitinimonas koreensis genomic DNA contains:
- a CDS encoding DNA topoisomerase III has protein sequence MRVFLCEKPSQGKDIARVLGASQRGSGCYNGPGIVVTWCIGHLVEAVPPEAYGEQYRRWSLEQLPIIPERWRVEPKTSTAAQLKIVTQLIGRATHLVIATDADREGEMIAREILDLCGYRGSVQRLWLSALNDASIRAALAALKPATETLPMYYAALARSRADWLIGMNLSRLFTVLGRKAGYSGVLSVGRVQTPTLRLVVDRDREIARFVAVPYWVVDVVLSHAGQSFKADWIAPEGSADAEGRCLQQPIAQRAVERIRGAREAQVQSVETERVREAAPLPFDLSTLQEVCSRQLGLDVQETLDIAQSLYETHKATTYPRSDSGYLPTSMLAEVPAVLDALLVTDPSLRPLIAQLDRNQRSRAWNDEKVTAHHGIIPTIEPTCLSAMTDKERAVYILIRAHYLAQLLAHHEFDRTTTMLSAGGETLQAVGKRVVVPGWRVVLVDDAPDAASDEPVQRSQILPALVSGTRCDVEQVELKALKTLPPKHYTQGALVKAMKGVAKMVTDPRLKQKLKDTTGIGTEATRASIITGLIGRGYLVKKGRAIRASDAAFTLIDAVPAAIADPGTTAVWEQALDMIEAGQMTLEMFIARQSAWVAQLVQQYRSATLAIDLPPAPACPKCNSPMQQRNGKNGAFWSCSRYPDCTGTQQLESSTGRSTAPRKRRISRKAS, from the coding sequence ATGCGCGTGTTCCTGTGCGAGAAGCCATCCCAAGGCAAGGACATTGCTCGCGTCCTTGGCGCGAGCCAGCGTGGATCCGGCTGCTACAACGGTCCCGGCATCGTCGTGACCTGGTGCATCGGTCATCTGGTCGAAGCGGTGCCACCGGAGGCGTACGGCGAGCAGTACAGGCGCTGGTCGCTGGAGCAGTTGCCCATCATTCCCGAGCGCTGGCGCGTCGAACCTAAGACGTCGACCGCGGCGCAGCTCAAGATCGTCACCCAGCTCATCGGTCGTGCTACACACCTGGTGATTGCCACCGACGCGGATCGCGAAGGCGAGATGATCGCCCGCGAAATCCTCGATCTGTGCGGCTACCGCGGCTCCGTGCAGCGCCTGTGGTTGTCGGCGCTCAACGATGCTTCGATTCGCGCTGCGCTCGCGGCATTGAAGCCGGCGACCGAAACCCTGCCGATGTACTACGCGGCGCTCGCCCGCTCGCGCGCGGACTGGCTCATCGGGATGAACCTGAGCCGGTTGTTCACCGTGCTCGGACGCAAGGCCGGCTACTCCGGTGTGCTGTCCGTGGGCAGGGTGCAAACGCCGACGCTGCGCCTGGTGGTGGACCGTGATCGCGAGATCGCGCGCTTCGTCGCCGTGCCGTATTGGGTCGTCGACGTCGTGCTATCGCACGCTGGCCAGTCCTTCAAGGCCGACTGGATCGCACCTGAAGGCAGTGCCGATGCCGAAGGCCGATGCCTGCAGCAGCCGATCGCGCAGCGAGCGGTCGAGCGCATCCGTGGTGCACGCGAAGCGCAGGTGCAGTCCGTCGAAACCGAGCGTGTGCGCGAGGCGGCGCCGCTGCCGTTCGACCTGAGCACGCTGCAGGAAGTCTGCTCGCGCCAGCTCGGTCTCGACGTGCAGGAGACCTTGGACATCGCACAGTCGCTGTACGAGACGCACAAGGCGACCACGTACCCGCGCTCGGATTCCGGCTACCTGCCCACCAGCATGCTGGCCGAAGTGCCGGCCGTCCTCGATGCGCTGCTCGTCACCGATCCCAGTCTTCGGCCACTGATCGCACAGCTCGACCGAAACCAGCGCTCGCGCGCCTGGAACGACGAGAAGGTCACTGCGCACCACGGCATCATCCCGACGATCGAGCCGACGTGCCTCTCCGCGATGACGGACAAGGAGCGCGCGGTCTACATCTTGATCCGCGCGCACTACCTGGCGCAGCTTCTCGCGCATCACGAGTTCGACCGGACGACGACCATGCTGAGCGCGGGCGGCGAGACGCTGCAGGCGGTGGGCAAGCGTGTCGTGGTGCCGGGCTGGCGGGTGGTGCTGGTCGACGATGCACCGGATGCCGCGTCGGACGAGCCAGTCCAGCGTAGCCAGATTCTGCCGGCGCTGGTCAGCGGTACGCGATGCGACGTCGAGCAGGTCGAGTTGAAGGCGCTGAAGACGCTGCCGCCGAAGCACTACACGCAGGGCGCCTTGGTGAAAGCGATGAAGGGTGTCGCAAAGATGGTCACCGATCCGCGGCTGAAGCAGAAACTCAAGGATACGACCGGGATCGGCACCGAGGCGACGCGTGCCAGCATCATTACCGGCCTGATCGGAAGGGGCTATCTGGTGAAGAAGGGCCGCGCCATTCGTGCATCGGACGCGGCATTCACGCTCATCGACGCGGTACCGGCGGCGATCGCCGATCCGGGGACCACGGCAGTGTGGGAGCAGGCGCTCGACATGATCGAGGCCGGACAGATGACGCTGGAGATGTTCATCGCGCGGCAGTCCGCCTGGGTCGCTCAGCTCGTGCAGCAGTATCGCAGCGCGACGCTCGCGATCGACCTGCCGCCCGCGCCGGCCTGTCCGAAATGCAATTCGCCGATGCAGCAGCGCAACGGCAAGAACGGCGCGTTCTGGTCGTGCAGTCGCTACCCCGATTGCACGGGCACGCAGCAGCTCGAAAGCTCGACCGGCCGCAGTACGGCACCGCGCAAGCGTCGCATCTCACGCAAGGCATCTTGA
- a CDS encoding IS481 family transposase: MIVRLHKQARTTPAIRAEIQAASGTHVELAQRFNVSVATIIKWRNRRSVEDRSHTAHTLQTRLLPAQEAVAVELRQTLKLGLDDLLVVVREFLNPKVSRSGLDRCLRRHGVGNLRDLEPARAATPKHKPFKFYEPGYVHLDVKYLPQMPDETERRYLFVAIDRATRWGFVQIRPHKTAMAARGFLAALSKAAPFKLRTLLTDNGGEFTDRLFNKQKQASGEHEFDRLCQSLGIEHRLTKPRHPQTNGMVERFNGRIAEVLATHRFQSGEDLGRTIERYVWLYNQQLPQLALQHQTPMQALKNWQRDKPDLFSKRVTNRPGLDN; encoded by the coding sequence ATGATCGTTCGCCTCCACAAGCAAGCCCGTACCACCCCTGCCATTCGCGCCGAAATCCAGGCTGCCAGCGGTACTCACGTCGAACTCGCCCAGCGTTTCAACGTCAGCGTCGCCACCATCATCAAATGGCGTAATCGACGCAGCGTCGAGGATCGCTCCCATACCGCACACACGCTTCAAACCCGTCTGCTCCCTGCTCAGGAGGCCGTCGCCGTCGAATTACGCCAGACCTTGAAGCTCGGCCTGGACGATTTGCTGGTCGTCGTACGCGAATTCCTCAATCCGAAAGTGTCCCGTTCCGGCCTGGATCGCTGCCTGCGCCGGCATGGCGTCGGCAACCTGCGCGATCTGGAGCCCGCCCGCGCGGCTACGCCCAAACACAAGCCGTTCAAGTTCTACGAACCAGGTTACGTGCATCTGGATGTGAAATATCTGCCGCAGATGCCGGATGAAACCGAACGGCGCTATCTGTTCGTCGCCATCGATCGTGCCACCCGCTGGGGATTCGTGCAGATTCGTCCACACAAGACAGCCATGGCGGCCCGCGGCTTTCTGGCTGCGCTGAGCAAGGCGGCGCCGTTCAAATTACGGACACTGCTGACAGACAACGGTGGCGAGTTCACGGACCGCTTGTTCAACAAGCAAAAGCAGGCAAGTGGCGAGCATGAGTTCGACCGGCTGTGCCAGTCGCTCGGGATCGAACACCGGCTGACCAAGCCGCGCCATCCGCAAACCAACGGCATGGTCGAGCGGTTCAATGGACGCATCGCCGAGGTACTGGCCACGCACCGCTTCCAGTCCGGCGAGGACTTGGGCCGGACGATCGAGCGCTATGTCTGGCTGTACAACCAGCAATTGCCGCAACTGGCACTGCAGCATCAAACCCCGATGCAGGCGCTGAAAAACTGGCAGCGGGACAAGCCAGATTTATTCAGTAAGCGCGTAACCAATCGTCCGGGACTAGACAATTAG
- a CDS encoding STY4534 family ICE replication protein: MSSSTEKSYFDLHTTGIGYLNRIREVKPKKGDPFLACDIAALNGASDDVSYVRFDTRVSGTEAQHLVRRCIQAVEAEKKVLIGFKLGDLWTDIFTYSKGKNAGQPGVSLKARLLFIGFIKVDGKQVYRAESKPADGEDAADAAKSDAAPDPEGVSSLASPANETFDEVPTDASAPAMAESF, encoded by the coding sequence ATGTCCAGCTCCACCGAAAAGTCCTACTTCGATTTGCACACCACCGGCATCGGGTATCTCAATCGCATCCGAGAAGTGAAGCCCAAGAAAGGTGATCCCTTCCTCGCCTGCGACATCGCAGCGCTCAACGGCGCCAGCGATGACGTCTCGTACGTACGTTTCGACACGCGCGTGTCGGGAACGGAAGCGCAGCACCTGGTCCGTCGTTGCATCCAGGCGGTCGAGGCCGAGAAGAAGGTCTTGATCGGCTTCAAGCTCGGCGATCTGTGGACCGACATCTTCACCTACTCCAAAGGGAAGAATGCCGGCCAGCCTGGCGTCAGTCTGAAGGCGCGCCTGCTGTTCATCGGCTTCATCAAGGTCGACGGCAAGCAGGTCTACAGGGCCGAGTCCAAGCCGGCCGATGGCGAGGACGCAGCGGATGCCGCGAAGTCCGATGCCGCGCCAGATCCGGAAGGGGTGTCGTCCTTGGCATCGCCTGCCAACGAGACGTTCGACGAAGTGCCCACCGACGCGTCTGCGCCGGCCATGGCCGAGTCGTTCTGA
- a CDS encoding DNA cytosine methyltransferase, translating into MALANGLPPTLFTGSVGGDDGHVLTPLDDVHLHYSPIDPAAANWSQWRVRRLMPVECERLQGMPDHYTQVPYRGRPAADAPRYKAIGNSMAVPCIAWVGERLLQALSQSGR; encoded by the coding sequence ATGGCACTGGCCAATGGCCTTCCGCCAACATTGTTCACAGGCAGCGTTGGTGGCGACGACGGCCACGTTCTGACGCCGCTCGACGACGTCCACCTCCACTACAGCCCGATCGATCCGGCGGCGGCGAACTGGTCGCAATGGCGCGTGCGCCGGTTGATGCCGGTGGAGTGCGAGCGCCTGCAGGGCATGCCGGACCACTACACGCAGGTGCCTTATCGCGGCCGGCCCGCCGCCGATGCACCACGCTACAAGGCCATCGGCAATTCGATGGCGGTGCCATGCATCGCCTGGGTCGGTGAGCGTTTGCTGCAGGCGCTCTCGCAAAGCGGACGCTAG
- a CDS encoding nucleoid-associated protein yields the protein MDELRFAIIHTLDKATGATAADIRTRDSVLDVTKPVVRSLAEQLAKLVGKDGSAVFWGQFGTNRREGMFPTSVQPLISDCTEETFITMSKVAMKELKDKAAAQNFATGGHVCFFAYRSQGSTFLLVAMIKERGGMVLSAELEPTEIIEIDLSKLHQAARVNLDRYGEFLAPVAGDGLATEQEAEETTEKTYLCFINRRSQADVAGYFVEALGCEKGVASGRTTKAVVTAVRAFVKSVVPIREKASAARLAVIEYMQAREDGAMITLDKIAAVVRHVVGVDLEHHVDGLKGHLNSESVQIPDEFPVSAKALRVYTRIAGKSSHWQISFENGALGVQDAEIIYDAEEQSLKFTRLPQDMVNKVEEALAARAQLPVIAAG from the coding sequence ATGGACGAACTCAGGTTTGCGATCATTCACACTCTGGATAAGGCGACTGGCGCTACCGCCGCCGACATCCGCACGCGGGACTCCGTTTTGGACGTTACTAAACCAGTTGTGCGGTCCTTAGCCGAACAATTGGCTAAGCTGGTCGGAAAAGATGGGAGCGCGGTCTTCTGGGGGCAGTTCGGCACTAATCGCCGCGAGGGTATGTTTCCCACTTCCGTACAGCCGTTGATTAGCGATTGCACCGAAGAGACATTTATCACCATGTCGAAGGTGGCCATGAAAGAACTTAAAGACAAAGCCGCCGCTCAGAATTTTGCGACAGGTGGCCACGTCTGCTTCTTCGCTTATCGATCACAGGGTTCGACATTTCTCCTCGTAGCTATGATCAAGGAACGTGGTGGCATGGTCCTCTCTGCCGAACTTGAGCCAACCGAGATTATCGAGATTGATCTGTCGAAACTACATCAAGCGGCGCGGGTAAACCTCGATCGCTATGGTGAATTCTTGGCGCCGGTCGCTGGGGATGGATTAGCCACAGAACAGGAGGCGGAGGAAACCACCGAAAAGACATACCTGTGTTTCATTAATCGCAGGTCTCAGGCGGACGTCGCCGGGTACTTTGTTGAAGCGCTTGGATGTGAAAAGGGCGTTGCTTCCGGCCGAACGACAAAAGCAGTTGTTACCGCCGTTCGCGCATTCGTTAAATCTGTCGTGCCGATTAGAGAAAAAGCTTCTGCGGCTCGACTCGCTGTAATCGAGTACATGCAGGCACGAGAGGACGGTGCCATGATTACACTCGATAAAATCGCCGCTGTAGTTCGACATGTCGTCGGCGTGGATCTGGAACATCACGTTGATGGGCTGAAGGGACACCTGAACAGTGAAAGTGTACAAATTCCTGACGAGTTCCCCGTAAGTGCGAAAGCATTGCGCGTCTATACCAGAATTGCGGGAAAATCATCACACTGGCAAATCAGCTTCGAAAACGGCGCGCTTGGTGTTCAAGATGCAGAAATAATCTATGATGCGGAGGAGCAAAGCCTTAAGTTCACCCGCCTGCCACAGGACATGGTGAATAAAGTCGAAGAAGCACTTGCCGCTCGGGCGCAATTGCCGGTAATAGCTGCTGGGTAA
- a CDS encoding DUF5983 family protein: MSHPLNNPFLRGYHGLTIQRFVTVQFDERAPKHFPLHPTQSHLRDDQVKDRACIFTNDFVFITEGQAAPDDRDIQDGISGVASPVVHAVMADEAGQPCRVADTYSHEEASEVVRRLQFETGFYSRCWEISTAHITDAAMRYLRAIADLAVPTGLLFEAFHVPSSDAVGVKLISTPWTDANLLAVVGHDAKDLRRQQARLPESLQWVLRLAALADTRILVFDPSAPVLTGLPVFEED, encoded by the coding sequence ATGTCCCATCCTCTGAACAACCCCTTTCTCCGGGGTTATCACGGCCTCACGATCCAGCGCTTCGTCACGGTCCAATTCGACGAACGTGCACCGAAGCATTTCCCGCTGCACCCGACGCAATCGCACCTGCGCGACGACCAGGTCAAAGACCGTGCGTGCATCTTCACCAATGACTTCGTGTTCATCACCGAAGGCCAGGCAGCACCGGACGATCGGGATATTCAAGACGGCATCAGTGGTGTCGCGTCGCCGGTGGTGCATGCCGTGATGGCCGATGAGGCGGGGCAACCATGCCGCGTCGCCGACACGTATTCGCACGAAGAGGCCAGCGAAGTCGTCCGCCGCCTGCAGTTCGAAACCGGCTTTTACAGCCGGTGCTGGGAAATCAGCACCGCGCACATCACCGACGCGGCGATGCGCTACCTCCGCGCCATCGCCGATCTGGCCGTGCCGACCGGGCTGCTGTTCGAGGCTTTCCACGTACCGAGCAGCGACGCCGTCGGCGTGAAGCTGATCTCGACGCCCTGGACCGACGCCAACCTGTTGGCGGTGGTCGGTCACGATGCGAAGGATCTGCGGCGGCAGCAAGCGCGTTTGCCCGAATCACTGCAGTGGGTCTTGCGCCTTGCCGCATTGGCCGACACGCGCATTCTGGTGTTCGACCCCAGCGCGCCGGTGCTCACCGGCCTGCCTGTCTTTGAAGAGGACTGA
- a CDS encoding DUF3085 domain-containing protein: MLRFKGTDLRPVLAEAIANQCSLVLAKDRGVYFLAERGERTPEGKQKLLAYAVGCNPDVDAFDDWWHRVNDELGGDDFGEYLDPKEGVFAHLLGSEDDLVVTATDTHLSLQAVAPEPHTH, translated from the coding sequence ATGCTGCGATTCAAAGGCACGGACCTGCGTCCTGTTCTGGCCGAAGCCATTGCGAACCAATGCAGCCTCGTTCTCGCCAAGGACCGCGGCGTCTACTTCCTCGCCGAGCGCGGTGAACGCACGCCGGAAGGGAAGCAGAAACTGCTGGCCTACGCCGTCGGTTGCAACCCGGACGTCGACGCATTCGACGACTGGTGGCACCGGGTGAACGACGAACTGGGCGGCGACGACTTCGGGGAATACCTCGATCCGAAGGAGGGCGTGTTCGCACACCTTCTCGGCAGCGAGGACGACCTCGTAGTCACGGCCACCGACACGCACCTGTCGTTGCAGGCGGTAGCACCCGAACCGCACACGCACTGA